From the genome of Cynocephalus volans isolate mCynVol1 chromosome 14, mCynVol1.pri, whole genome shotgun sequence, one region includes:
- the CDC42EP3 gene encoding cdc42 effector protein 3 — protein MPAKTPIYLKAANNKKGKKFKLRDILSPDMISPPLGDFRHTIHIGKEGQHDVFGDISFLQGNYELLPGNQEKAYTGQFPGHNEFLRANSTSDSMFTETPSPVLKNAISLPTIGGSQALMLPLLSPVTFNSKQESFGPAKLPRLSCEPVIEEKAQEKSSLLENGTVHQGDTSWGSSGSASQSSQGRDSHSSSLSEQYPDWAAEDMFDHAAPCELIKGKTKSEESLSDLTGSLLSLQLDLGPSLLDEVLNVMDKNK, from the coding sequence ATGCCAGCCAAGACCCCAATTTACCTGAAAGCTGCCAAtaacaagaaaggaaagaaatttaaacTGAGAGACATTTTGTCTCCCGATATGATTAGCCCTCCCCTTGGAGACTTTCGCCATACCATTCATATTGGCAAAGAGGGCCAGCATGACGTCTTTGGAGATATTTCCTTTCTTCAAGGGAACTATGAGCTTTTACCGGGAAACCAGGAGAAAGCATACACAGGCCAGTTCCCTGGGCATAACGAGTTCTTACGGGCCAACAGCACCTCGGACTCTATGTTCACAGAAACGCCTTCCCCAGTGCTCAAAAACGCCATCTCTCTCCCAACCATTGGAGGGTCCCAAGCTCTCATGTTGCCTTTATTGTCACCTGTGACATTTAATTCCAAACAGGAGTCCTTTGGGCCTGCAAAGCTGCCAAGGCTTAGCTGTGAGCCGGTCATAGAGGAAAAAGCTCAGGAGAAAAGCAGTCTGTTGGAGAACGGGACAGTGCACCAGGGAGACACCTCATGGGGGTCCAGCGGTTCCGCATCTCAGTCCAGCCAGGGCAGGGACAGCCACTCCTCCAGCCTGTCCGAACAGTACCCCGACTGGGCGGCCGAGGACATGTTTGACCATGCTGCTCCATGCGAGCTCATCAAGGGAAAGACCAAATCAGAAGAGTCTCTCTCTGATCTTACAGgttccctcctctccctgcagcTTGATCTTGGGCCCTCACTTTTAGACGAGGTGCTGAATGTTATGGATAAAAATAAGTAA